A portion of the Amia ocellicauda isolate fAmiCal2 chromosome 22, fAmiCal2.hap1, whole genome shotgun sequence genome contains these proteins:
- the txndc17 gene encoding thioredoxin domain-containing protein 17 — MSQYEEVSVHGYDEFTKAVSERKGKDIFAYFSGNKDPQGVSWCPDCVKAEPIVRGEMRHLPAGSVFIYCQVGDRSYWKDPNNEFRKVLKLSGVPTLLRYGTPQKLVEEECFKADLVRMMFTED, encoded by the exons ATGTCGCAGTATGAGGAGGTCAGTGTGCACGGTTACGACGAGTTCACCAAGGCGGTGTCGGAGCGCAAAGGCAAAGACATCTTCGCTTATTTTTCTGGGAATAAGGATCCACAGGGTGTGAGTTGGTGTCCGGACTGTGTGAAAG CGGAGCCCATTGTGCGCGGGGAGATGAGACACCTACCTGCAGGCTCAGTCTTCATCTACTGCCAAGTTGGGGACAGATCCTA CTGGAAGGATCCCAACAACGAGTTCAGGAAGGTGCTGAAGCTGAGCGGAGTGCCCACGCTGCTGCGATACGGCACG CCTCAGAAGCTGGTTGAGGAGGAGTGCTTCAAGGCCGATCTGGTGCGGATGATGTTCACAGAGGACTAG
- the kiaa0753 gene encoding protein moonraker yields the protein MAMKIDKRPQVTFAEAGRLKGSWVASSEYDAQDRNQLLCTQLQFNRNVPAAPVNLMTQFRNPAPIVIEKLGPLGAVVSRGAGGGSLSSSHDSLRFSVVSEERLQQAVRLAQRDLRRRHRESLQSPSTALSPGPSPAGRAPQSRNAKEQHEGKRGQERKASTPKAEVTKSGARMLVYTPERLSRPPRTEEGLSPPTRDSGPVVASKEPPLSQEIHRLQRELGTYVQRIEQLANRGLPVGGPVDPEEQRRVKIHRQEQAARSARIIYVLQQQVKAIQEDLDKLRSQKIKHTKKSTAMGRLAAAHRGAVRALQVFVSQLPDQSEDPVPSHYKELGHLIRQLSLCTARVEAGQGSSVPETAIDILHKLEALDSALSKQDSPSRGGARTRSSSPTEFRAPRGRRHSTSPPRGPRPPATRGRRIKGPRKPTVAKKILPDRKPPAVAPCRTDDPPTPERSEVLKAGLETLIRMGALSEGTPGPSQPPALAKHKGVLLPARLKGSRQPQEQGPPLRDTGFQQPTLSSRLKENQPPQKDAPTPWIPPNPTSPRASPPRRALPKKQGAQVLFSPSNMPAGPSAQRETLGDGLEPDRRQQAHREALRQAWLDEETTRRLRQLGQIAAEEAERIQRLRAEAESPTRWAERAEAAARDRLRPLLDRAQQISDSWERKGSSLRHRLSVQAANRTAGSAELLSEAILDDLLDDTARALWAQEQDRQADSTARSALQGPTLESMLLRMEEMEKDQDAMRRRFAQVVYSDPEIWAKEERAEAHGSPAEYQPTSPRPFRVTRPLLRQEPSVDIVLEPPMETSAVSEISSVEDPSRWIQHPRLAQSQATEQGGTVLSLPMGMQKNIRQNTERYEAYLRLVSHEALGNFNPWAIADSLAEELMSEVLADVTAEFQDMCEEYAEAVFTSEFLQPIESPTGLPPGTSQPIQTFTS from the exons ATGGCTATGAAGATTGACAAGCGCCCTCAGGTGACCTTTGCGGAGGCCGGTCGGTTAAAGGGCTCCTGGGTGGCTTCGAGTGAGTATGACGCACAAGACAGGAACCAGCTTCTCTGCACTCAG CTCCAGTTTAACAGGAACGTGCCGGCGGCTCCTGTGAACCTGATGACCCAGTTCCGCAACCCCGCACCCATTGTCATTGAGAAGCTGGGCCCGCTTGGCGCTGTGGTGAGCAGGGGGGCGGGGGGCGGCAGTCTGAGCAGCTCCCACGACTCCCTGCGCTTCTCCGTGGTGTCGGAGGAGCGTCTGCAGCAGGCGGTCAGGCTGGCACAGAGGGATCTGAGGCGCCGGCACAGGGAGTCCCTGCAGAGCCCCAGCACTGCACTGTCGCCTGGCCCTAGCCCGGCAGGAAGAGCCCCCCAGAGCAGAAACGCCAAGGAACAG CACGAAGGAAAACGGGGTCAAGAGAGGAAGGCGTCGACTCCAAAGGCAGAGGTGACGAAATCTGGGGCCAGGATGTTGGTGTACACCCCTGAGAGACTCAgtcggccccccaggactgagGAGGGCCTATCACCCCCAACCCGAGACTCCGGGCCCGTGGTGGCCAGCAAGGAGCCTCCGCTCAGCCAGGAGATCCACCGGTTGCAGAGAGAGCTGGGCACCTACGTCCAAAGAATTGAACAGCTGGCAAACAGAG ggctGCCAGTGGGAGGGCCTGTGGACCCAGAGGAGCAACGCAGGGTTAAAATCCACAGGCAGGAGCAGGCAGCACGCTCGGCTCGCATCATCTACGTGCTGCAGCAACAG GTGAAAGCGATCCAGGAGGACTTGGACAAGCTGCGCTCACAGAAGATCAAGCACACAAAGAAA TCCACAGCCATGGGCAGACTGGCAGCTGCTCACAGAGGGGCGGTCCGAGCCCTGCAGGTGTTCGTCAGTCAACTGCCAGACCAATCAGAGGATCCGGTGCCGTCCCACTACAAGGAGCTGGGCCATCTGATCCGCCAGCTGTCCCTGTGCACTGCCAGAGTGGAGGCGGGGCAGGGCTCCTCGGTGCCTGAGACGGCCATCGATATCTTGCACAAACTGGAG GCTCTGGATTCTGCACTTAGTAAGCAGGATAGTCCCAGTAGAGGGGGGGCTCGAACCCGTAGCAGCTCACCCACAGAGTTCAGAGCCCCGCGTGGCCGCCGCCACAGCACATCCCCACCCCGAGGTCCCCGACCCCCAGCTACCAGAGGCAGGAGGATCAAGGGACCCCGAAAACCCACCGTGGCCAAAAAGATCTTACCAG ACAGGAAGCCCCCTGCCGTGGCCCCCTGCAGGACCGACGACCCCCCAACCCCAGAGCGCAGTGAGGTGCTCAAGGCCGGCCTGGAGACCCTCATCCGCATGGGTGCGCTGAGCGAGGGCACGCCGGGACCCTCGCAACCTCCCGCCCTGGCCAAGCACAAGGGGGTGCTGCTCCCTGCAAGGTTAAAG GGGTCTCGTCAGCCGCAGGAGCAAGGGCCCCCTCTCAGAGACACTGGCTTCCAGCAGCCCACCCTGTCCTCCAGGCTGAAGGAGAACCAGCCCCCCCAGAAAGATGCCCCCACCCCCTGGatcccccccaaccccacctcCCCCAGGGCCTCTCCCCCGAGACG GGCTCTTCCAAAGAAACAGGGGGCTCAAGTTCTCTTCTCCCCTTCCAACATGCCAGCCGGGCCTAGCGCACAGAGGGAGACCCTGGGAGACGGCCTGGAGCCTGACAGGAGACAGCAGGCCCACAGGGAGGCCCTCAG GCAAGCCTGGCTGGATGAGGAAACAACACGCCGGCTGCGGCAACTGGGCCAGATCGCCGCTGAGGAAGCTGAGCGCATCCAGAGACTCAG GGCTGAGGCGGAATCCCCAACTCGCTGGGCAGAGAGGGCTGAAGCAGCAGCAAGAGACAGGCTGCGGCCATTACTGGACAGGGCACAG CAAATCAGCGACTCgtgggagaggaagggaagctCACTGAGACACCGGCTCTCCGTCCAGGCCGCCAACAGA ACAGCAGGCAGCGCAGAGCTCCTGAGCGAGGCAATCCTGGACGACCTGCTGGACGACACCGCGCGGGCACTGTGGGCCCAGGAGCAGGACAGGCAGGCGGACAGCACCGCCCGCTCAGCTCTGCAGGGGCCCACGCTGGAGAGCATGCTGCTCAGGATGGAGGAGATGGAG aAAGACCAGGATGCCATGCGGCGCCGTTTCGCCCAGGTTGTCTACTCTGATCCGGAGATCTGGGCGAAGGAGGAGAGAGCAG AGGCACACGGCTCCCCTGCAGAGTACCAGCCCACTAGCCCCCGGCCCTTCAGAGTTACCAGGCCGCTGCTGAGACAGGAGCCCAGTGTGGATATCGTGCTGGAGCCCCCGATGGAGACCAG TGCTGTGTCTGAGATTTCCTCTGTGGAGGACCCCTCCCGCTGGATACAACATCCAAGACTGGCCCAATCGCAGGCCACTGAGCAGGGTGGCACCGTGCTGTCCCTTCCAATGGGAATGCAGAAAAACATCCGGCAGAACACCGAGCGTTATGAGGCCTACCTCCGGCTGGTCTCCCATGAGGCATTGGGAAACTTCAACCCCTGGGCCATCGCTGACAG CCTGGCCGAGGAGCTGATGTCCGAGGTGCTGGCTGACGTCACTGCCGAATTCCAGGACATGTGTGAGGAATATGCGGAGGCCGTCTTCACCTCCGAGTTCCTGCAGCCAATAGAATCCCCCACTGGCCTCCCTCCCGGAACCAGCCAGCCAATACAAACCTTCACTTCCTAG
- the med31 gene encoding mediator of RNA polymerase II transcription subunit 31 — MESEEQARHRFQSELEFVQCLANPNYLNFLAQRGYLREKPFVNYLKYLLYWKDPEYAKYLKYPQSLHMLELLQYEHFRKELVNAQCAKFIDEQQLLHWQHYSRKRMRLQQALAEQQQQSNAAAK, encoded by the exons ATGGAGTCAG AGGAGCAGGCGAGGCACCGCTTCCAGTCGGAGCTGGAATTTGTTCAGTGTCTGGCCAACCCCAACTACCTCAACT TTCTGGCGCAGAGGGGCTACCTGCGAGAGAAGCCCTTTGTGAACTATCTGAAGTACCTGCTGTACTGGAAGGACCCCGAATACGCCAAGTACTTGAA GTACCCTCAGAGCCTGCACATGCTGGAGCTGCTCCAGTACGAGCACTTCCGCAAGGAGCTGGTGAACGCCCAGTGCGCCAAGTTCATCGACGAGCAGCAGCTCCTGCACTGGCAGCACTACTCCCGCAAGCGCATGAGGCTGCAGCAGGCCCTggcagagcagcagcagcagagcaacGCCGCGGCCAAGTGA